From the Phyllopteryx taeniolatus isolate TA_2022b chromosome 20, UOR_Ptae_1.2, whole genome shotgun sequence genome, one window contains:
- the LOC133469989 gene encoding uncharacterized protein LOC133469989 isoform X2, giving the protein MGCCFSKEAGPGRATERSSLLHTPCQDHIHDGVEQVRHQAVAVAQHVCLEEEEEEAELDHREARPGLDSKVRMVVNEKTLQVRSAHEGEPDILIPAGTSVAADSTRSPSHSCEPAPYMEVLSQSPARQNIVENATRRALWFTQNFAGQKLLQPEGCWSASAVVSHVNCGEVSHDSKLSSSLGQDQVSLISEDCIVTTTLGQNFQTRTQKFYSICSIDTDDLDHDDHGQAQTSATCAGPSPSQTASPLPPLFPQPLDPHRHPSPLASASGRISGHRVDPHVAKGTPEGNMSSSTSAGDDSCVQTCDRMTLTEQTVSSDVQMPAQTSAIILENQLGHVQHSQPASESPKEVHSFLEADVTEQHFEEEDRCPLQRRDEGPVSKIVKDEIIHSITLTQLSAPAILLTMPHQCGGGEPPQLDDEVDSYDQMTLTEQSAPATFQENQLNHVQHSQAASVSPKEVPHSHQSCSPEADVMEQHNEEEDKCSLQRVDDVPASESEEDEVIHSIVTPTQVSSPHILSTTAHQCGRVEASRLNDEVDSCGRMTLMDQSASPEVQTLKFKPATFKENQLNHVQHSQTPSEIPKQVHSFPAPDIMEQHNEEEDTCSTQREDGVFMSKSEKDELICKHTTLMQVSSPPVLASIPHQSGNVEVPQRYDEDDLCDLITLVEQSASSEVQTSKETCATFQENQLDCVQHSQPESESPKVPHSILSCSPEPDTTEEHNEEEDKCPKSEEDEIIYSNTALPQVCSTPILSTTPHQCESVESPKLDDEDTRMKGNSPAVQVISEHNTSSGSCHKSDLEAVHTNLDCLYSKSSLEKTSGDSLESPQEVCEEEGKTTEGPSDPPEAVHSSPEECPKPSTCYSSHAEMVNTCLPDEVSSQQQNNSVPVEPDQLDVHALTPSYEIHFLGQEAPGEECEGGMREMVSELLGEDADASMCHLDHQTWIGPAADDGCRAWVQPAPQTQETTQESQPSAVLLGAFPYSTVMPLVPCEWAWHAGCPRVTLNPDAEVWTGCSYNFSQAQQPWLHLPTEQNQELHVELDHMNLAETEPKTAENHVPPERHTGELMEQLRSVLEICLSREHLASDLYLQSQMDDEQYVSIATLVGIHTIKRLGADLQLVTDVVKTLPQVQMSPCGHKVRANHFQYLLILREIPSSTPREEVEALFSDQTLPKFLSCEFVSSDNWFITFRSEADAYQAYKYLREEVQVFQGKPIMVSYLPPDAYQQLYDFTYPTWSESGYSDCVETLELNSALNGFPASPYFQRHGPHRSRRGSRTSGAEQTRSQKDSSYPGDKTSEEISASSRPARVWSHSRGNGPHHGRRPNRLTAAPHSVGGRPVNRDQRRRENQWSATKTAVVHHKEPSPRRQPSPIELGVSNFPPLCVKKTPERAEPSSTSTDDITSEQASQKLSYAAICQKSSSGRSAPSVEEN; this is encoded by the exons ATGGGCTGCTGCTTCAGCAAGGAGGCCGGGCCGGGTCGGGCCACCGAGAGAAGCAGCCTGCTACACACACCGTGCCAGGACCACATCCACGACGGCGTGGAGCAAGTGAGGCACCAGGCCGTGGCTGTCGCTCAACATGTGTGcctggaggaagaagaagaagaggctgAACTGGACCACCGGGAGGCTCGTCCAGGACTTGACAGCAAAGTGCGGATGGTGGTCAATGAGAAGACTCTCCAAGTGAGGAGCGCTCACGAGGGGGAGCCGGATATTCTTATCCCGGCCGGCACAAGCGTTGCGGCGGACTCGACCCGCTCCCCCTCGCACAGCTGTGAGCCGGCGCCCTATATGGAGGTGCTCAGCCAGAGTCCGGCCCGGCAAAACATTGTGGAGAACGCCACCCGGCGAGCCCTGTGGTTCACTCAGAATTTTGCGGGTCAGAAGCTCCTCCAGCCAGAAGGTTGTTGGTCTGCTTCTGCTGTAGTGAGCCACGTAAACTGCGGCGAGGTGTCTCACGATTCAAAGTTGTCATCCAGCTTGGGTCAAGATCAGGTTTCCCTCATAAGCGAGGACTGCATTGTCACAACAACGCTGGGTCAGAACTTCCAAACGAGGACTCAGAAGTTCTACAGCATCTGCTCCATAGATACCGATGACCTTGACCACGATGACCACGGCCAGGCGCAGACATCTGCAACATGTGCCGGTCCCAGTCCGTCACAGACCGCctcacctcttcctcctctatTTCCACAGCCGCTCGACCCGCACCGACACCCATCGCCTCTGGCCAGCGCTTCAGGAAGAATCTCAGGCCATCGAGTCGATCCGCACGTGGCAAAGGGAACGCCTGAAGGAAACATGTCGAGTTCAACAAGTGCGGGAGATGACTCGTGTGTGCAGACATGTGACAGGATGACATTGACAGAGCAGACAGTGTCTTCAGATGTCCAAATGCCAGCGCAAACATCTGCCATCATCCTGGAAAACCAACTAGGCCACGTCCAACATTCACAACCAGCTAGTGAAAGTCCCAAAGAAGTCCATTCCTTTCTAGAAGCTGACGTTACGGAGCAGCACTTCGAGGAAGAAGATAGATGTCCACTGCAGAGAAGAGATGAGGGCCCTGTGAGTAAAATTGTCAAAGACGAGATCATCCACAGCATAACTCTCACGCAACTGTCTGCTCCAGCCATCCTTTTAACCATGCCCCACCAGTGTGGAGGAGGAGAACCTCCTCAACTAGATGATGAAGTTGACTCGTATGACCAGATGACGCTAACAGAGCAGAGTGCACCCGCCACCTTCCAGGAGAACCAACTAAATCATGTCCAACATTCACAAGCGGCGAGTGTAAGTCCCAAAGAAGTCCCTCATTCACATCAGAGCTGCAGTCCAGAAGCTGACGTCATGGAGCAACACAACGAGGAAGAAGATAAATGTTCACTACAGAGAGTAGATGACGTCCCTGCGAGTGAAAGTGAGGAAGACGAGGTCATCCATAGCATCGTGACTCCCACACAAGTGTCCTCTCCCCACATCCTCTCAACCACGGCCCACCAGTGTGGAAGAGTAGAAGCTTCTCGACTAAATGATGAAGTTGACTCGTGTGGTCGGATGACACTTATGGACCAGAGTGCGTCTCCAGAGGTCCAAACTTTAAAGTTTAAACCTGCCACCTTCAAGGAGAACCAACTAAACCACGTCCAACATTCACAAACGCCAAGTGAAATTCCTAAACAAGTCCATTCCTTTCCAGCACCTGACATCATGGAGCAACACAATGAGGAAGAAGATACATGTTCAACACAGAGAGAAGATGGTGTCTTTATGAGTAAAAGTGAGAAAGATGAGCTCATCTGCAAACACACGACTCTCATGCAAGTGTCCTCTCCCCCCGTCCTCGCAAGCATACCCCACCAGAGTGGAAACGTAGAGGTTCCTCAACGATATGATGAAGATGACTTGTGTGACCTGATCACGCTTGTGGAGCAGAGTGCGTCTTCAGAGGTCCAAACCTCAAAGGAAACATGTGCCACCTTCCAGGAGAACCAACTTGACTGTGTCCAACATTCACAACCGGAAAGTGAAAGTCCTAAAGTCCCTCATTCTATTCTGAGCTGCAGTCCAGAACCTGACACCACTGAGGAACACAACGAGGAAGAAGATAAATGTCCAAAAAGTGAGGAAGATGAGATCATTTACAGCAACACTGCCCTCCCACAAGTTTGCTCGACCCCCATCCTCTCAACCACGCCCCACCAATGTGAAAGTGTCGAATCTCCTAAACTAGATGATGAAGACACGAGGATGAAAGGCAATTCACCTGCAGTCCAGGTCATCTCTGAGCACAACACAAGTTCTGGAAGCTGTCACAAATCTGACCTGGAAGCGGTACACACAAACCTAGATTGTCTTTATTCAAAGTCATCACTTGAGAAGACAAGCGGTGACAGCCTGGAATCACCACAGGAAGTGTGTGAGGAAGAGGGAAAGACAACAGAGGGTCCGAGTGATCCTCCAGAAGCAGTGCACTCGTCTCCGGAGGAATGTCCAAAACCTTCCACTTGCTATTCTTCCCACGCTGAAATGGTCAACACGTGTCTTCCGGACGAGGTTTCATCCCAGCAGCAGAACAACAGCGTCCCGGTGGAACCAGACCAGCTGGACGTTCACGCGCTAACGCCATCTTATGAGATCCACTTCCTGGGTCAGGAGGCGCCCGGCGAGGAGTGCGAGGGCGGCATGCGGGAGATGGTGTCGGAGCTGCTGGGGGAGGATGCCGACGCTTCCATGTGCCACCTGGATCACCAGACCTGGATCGGGCCCGCAGCAGACGACGGCTGCCGGGCATGGGTCCAGCCGGCGCCGCAAACCCAGGAGACGACCCAGGAGTCACAGCCAAGCGCGGTTCTGCTGGGAGCATTCCCGTACAGTACCGTCATGCCTCTGGTGCCGTGTGAGTGGGCCTGGCACGCGGGCTGCCCTCGGGTC ACCCTGAACCCTGATGCTGAGGTATGGACTGGATGCAGCTACAACTTCTCGCAGGCACAGCAGCCGTGGCTGCACCTCCCCACAGAGCAGA ACCAAGAACTGCATGTGGAGCTGGACCACATGAACCTGGCTGAAACTGAACCCAAAACAGCAGAGAACCACGTCCCACCAGAACGACACACAG GTGAGCTGATGGAGCAGCTGAGGTCTGTGTTGGAGATCTGTCTGAGCAG GGAGCACCTGGCCAGCGACTTGTACCTCCAGTCTCAGATGGATGACGAGCAGTACGTTTCCATAGCGACGCTGGTCGGCATCCACACCATCAAGCGTCTCGGCGCCGACTTGCAGCTCGTAACAGACGTCGTAAAAA CTCTGCCGCAGGTCCAGATGTCGCCGTGCGGGCATAAAGTGCGAGCCAACCACTTTCAATATCTCCTTATCCTGCGGGAGATCCCCAGCAGCACCCCACGCGAGGA GGTGGAAGCGCTCTTCAGTGACCAGACGCTGCCCAAGTTCCTGAGCTGTGAGTTTGTGAGCAGCGACAACTGGTTCATCACCTTCAGATCAGAGGCCGACGCTTACCAG GCCTACAAATACCTGCGAGAGGAGGTTCAGGTGTTCCAGGGGAAGCCCATCATG GTGTCCTATTTGCCGCCAGACGCCTACCAACAGCTTTACGATTTCACCTACCCCACGTGGTCCGAGTCGGGATACTCGGACTGTGTTGAG ACGCTTGAGCTCAACAGCGCCCTGAACGGCTTCCCGGCATCGCCTTACTTCCAACGTCACGGCCCACACAGGAGCAG GAGGGGCTCCAGGACGTCAGGCGCAGAACAAACCAGGAGTCAAAAGGATTCCTCTTACCCGGGGGATAAAACCTCAGAGGAGATCTCCGCTTCGTCGAGGCCGGCTCGAGTGTGGTCCCACTCCAGAGGCAACGGGCCTCATCACGGCAGACGCCCCAACAGGCTGACTGCAGCGCCACATTCAGTGGGAggaag GCCTGTAAACAGAGATCAGAGGAGGAGAGAGAACCAGTGGTCTGCTACCAAGACAGCTGTAGTGCATCAT AAAGAGCCTTCACCTCGCCGCCAGCCGTCTCCCATTGAGCTCGGAGTCTCGAACTTCCCTCCCCTCTGCGTGAAGAAGACGCCTGAACGGGCAGAACCTTCGTCCACCTCCACCGATGACATCACCAGTGAG CAAGCGTCCCAGAAGCTGAGCTACGCTGCCATCTGCCAGAAATCTTCCTCTGGTAGGTCGGCGCCGTCCGTTGAAGAGAACTAG